In Pseudomonas deceptionensis, a single window of DNA contains:
- a CDS encoding AP2 domain-containing protein, with protein sequence MPKPRATNHNHCFIYPLKHEEGHPYAWKLDIQRSGKSHIHFFGFAEYGGENPALEAAKNMRQQLVMDMPQSFAHESRQRLMPHNTSGHPGVYRVQSHKICYWRATTRIHGYNLSKSFRIDLYGNDEAKRLALQEREQQLTLCNEPYDVAMEKLQQHFSLTSRRVRENRISAAMSSPRQPIIAIKEPASPHSEPLLPISAEQASLSISRHFAASAK encoded by the coding sequence ATGCCAAAGCCTCGTGCAACCAACCATAACCACTGCTTTATTTACCCGCTCAAACATGAGGAGGGTCACCCCTATGCCTGGAAGCTGGACATTCAGCGCTCGGGCAAAAGCCATATCCACTTCTTCGGTTTCGCCGAGTACGGAGGTGAAAACCCGGCGTTGGAGGCAGCCAAGAACATGCGTCAACAACTGGTAATGGATATGCCCCAGTCCTTCGCCCATGAAAGCCGCCAGCGGCTGATGCCCCACAACACCAGCGGGCACCCGGGGGTGTACCGGGTGCAGTCCCACAAGATCTGTTACTGGCGGGCGACTACCCGTATTCACGGTTACAACCTGAGCAAGAGTTTTCGCATTGATCTTTATGGCAATGACGAAGCCAAACGGCTGGCGTTGCAAGAGCGCGAACAGCAGTTAACCCTGTGCAACGAGCCCTATGACGTGGCCATGGAAAAATTGCAGCAGCATTTCAGCCTGACAAGCAGACGCGTGCGTGAAAACCGTATCAGCGCCGCGATGAGCTCCCCTCGCCAGCCAATAATCGCGATCAAGGAACCTGCATCCCCTCATTCAGAGCCGTTGCTGCCCATCAGCGCCGAGCAGGCGAGCCTGTCGATCAGTCGGCATTTCGCGGCAAGTGCAAAGTAA
- a CDS encoding carbohydrate ABC transporter permease — protein sequence MINTRRFTFSRLAIYTTLILAAAVYLIPLVVMLLTSFKSPEDIRTGNLLSWPQVIDGIGWIKAWDTVGGYFWNSVKITVPAVLISTFIGAMNGYVLSMWRFRGSQLFFGLLLFGCFLPFQTVLLPASFTIGKLGLANTTTGLVLVHVVYGLAFTTLFFRNYYVSIPDALVKAARLDGAGFFTIFGRILLPMSVPIVMVCLIWQFTQIWNDFLFGVVFASGDAQPITVALNNLVNTSTGAKEYNVDMAAAMIAGLPTLLVYIFAGKYFLRGLTSGAVKG from the coding sequence ATGATTAATACCCGGCGATTTACCTTCAGCCGCCTGGCGATTTACACCACCTTGATCCTTGCAGCGGCGGTCTATTTGATCCCGCTGGTGGTGATGCTGCTGACCAGCTTCAAAAGCCCGGAAGACATTCGCACCGGCAACCTGCTGAGCTGGCCGCAAGTGATCGACGGCATTGGCTGGATCAAGGCCTGGGACACGGTCGGCGGTTACTTCTGGAACTCGGTGAAAATCACCGTGCCTGCGGTGCTGATCTCGACCTTTATCGGCGCAATGAACGGTTACGTCCTGTCGATGTGGCGCTTCCGGGGCTCGCAGCTGTTTTTCGGCCTGCTGCTGTTTGGCTGCTTCCTGCCGTTTCAGACTGTGTTGCTGCCGGCCTCGTTCACCATCGGCAAGCTGGGGCTGGCCAACACCACCACCGGCCTGGTGCTGGTGCATGTGGTCTATGGCCTGGCCTTCACCACGCTGTTCTTTCGCAACTACTACGTGAGCATCCCGGATGCGCTGGTGAAGGCTGCGCGGCTGGATGGCGCGGGCTTCTTCACTATTTTCGGACGGATTTTGCTGCCGATGTCGGTGCCGATCGTGATGGTCTGCCTGATCTGGCAATTCACTCAAATCTGGAATGACTTTCTGTTTGGTGTGGTGTTCGCCAGCGGTGATGCGCAACCGATCACGGTGGCGCTGAACAACCTGGTCAATACCAGCACCGGCGCCAAGGAATACAACGTCGATATGGCTGCGGCCATGATCGCGGGGCTGCCGACGCTGCTGGTCTACATCTTTGCGGGCAAGTATTTTCTGCGCGGGCTCACGTCCGGCGCGGTCAAGGGGTAA
- a CDS encoding carbohydrate ABC transporter permease, protein MSSVAVFSKASPFDALQRWLPKLVLAPSMVIVLVGFYGYIFWTFILSITNSSFMPSYKWVGLQQYSRLMENDRWWVASKNLAVFGGMFIAISLVIGVFLAILLDQRIRKEGFIRTIYLYPMALSMIVTGTAWKWLLNPGLGLDKMLRDWGWEGFRFDWLLDQDRVVYCLVIAAVWQASGFVMAMFLAGLRGVDQSIIRAAQVDGASLPTIYLRIVLPSLRPVFFSAFMILAHIAIKSFDLVSAMTAGGPGYSSDLPAMFMYSFTFSRGQMGIGSASAIMMLGAILAILVPYLYSELRNKRHD, encoded by the coding sequence ATGAGTTCTGTGGCTGTGTTCAGCAAGGCCTCGCCGTTTGATGCGTTGCAACGCTGGTTGCCCAAGCTGGTCTTGGCACCCAGCATGGTGATCGTGTTGGTTGGCTTTTATGGCTATATTTTCTGGACCTTTATCCTTTCGATCACCAACTCCAGCTTTATGCCCAGCTACAAATGGGTTGGCCTGCAACAATATTCGCGCCTGATGGAGAACGACCGTTGGTGGGTCGCCAGCAAAAACCTGGCGGTGTTTGGCGGGATGTTTATCGCCATCAGCCTGGTGATCGGCGTGTTCCTGGCCATCCTGCTCGACCAGCGCATCCGCAAAGAAGGTTTTATCCGCACCATTTACCTGTACCCGATGGCGTTGTCGATGATCGTCACCGGTACGGCCTGGAAGTGGCTGCTCAACCCGGGTCTTGGCCTGGACAAGATGCTGCGCGACTGGGGCTGGGAAGGCTTTCGTTTTGACTGGCTGCTGGATCAGGATCGGGTGGTGTACTGCCTGGTGATCGCGGCGGTATGGCAGGCTTCCGGCTTTGTGATGGCGATGTTTCTGGCCGGGTTGCGCGGGGTCGATCAGTCGATCATTCGCGCCGCCCAGGTCGACGGCGCGAGCTTGCCGACCATCTACCTGCGCATTGTGTTGCCGAGCCTGCGCCCGGTGTTTTTCAGCGCCTTCATGATCCTGGCGCACATTGCGATCAAGAGTTTTGACCTGGTGTCGGCCATGACCGCCGGCGGCCCTGGCTACTCCTCGGACTTGCCTGCCATGTTCATGTATTCCTTCACCTTCAGCCGTGGGCAAATGGGTATTGGTTCTGCCAGCGCAATCATGATGTTGGGGGCGATTCTGGCCATCCTCGTGCCGTATCTGTATTCCGAGTTGAGGAACAAACGCCATGATTAA
- a CDS encoding ABC transporter ATP-binding protein, giving the protein MATLELRNVNKSYGKGLPDTLKNIELKIDDGEFLILVGPSGCGKSTLMNCIAGLETISGGAILVDDADISGMSPKDRDIAMVFQSYALYPTMNVRDNIAFGLKIRKMSAAAIEEEVARVAKLLQIEHLLSRKPGQLSGGQQQRVAMGRALARRPKIYLFDEPLSNLDAKLRVEMRTEMKLMHQRLKTTTVYVTHDQIEAMTLGDKVAVMKDGIIQQFGTPRQIYNDPANLFVASFIGSPPMNFIPLRLQRREGRLLALLDSGQARCELPLGMQDAGLEDRDVIVGIRAEQIVLAPQEPNGLPTIRAEVQVIEPTGPDTLVFVNLNDSKVCCRMAPDDAPQVGQSLNLQFDPSKVLLFDANTGERLGAMSSPQAHGRADNVAQFKGR; this is encoded by the coding sequence ATGGCAACTCTCGAACTACGCAACGTTAATAAATCTTACGGCAAGGGTTTGCCCGACACGCTGAAAAACATCGAACTGAAAATCGACGATGGCGAGTTTCTGATTCTGGTGGGGCCTTCGGGTTGCGGCAAATCAACCTTGATGAACTGCATCGCCGGTCTTGAGACCATCAGTGGCGGGGCGATCCTGGTAGATGATGCCGACATCAGCGGCATGAGCCCCAAGGACCGCGACATCGCCATGGTGTTTCAGTCCTACGCGCTGTACCCGACCATGAACGTGCGGGACAACATCGCCTTCGGCCTGAAGATTCGCAAAATGAGCGCGGCGGCGATTGAAGAAGAAGTCGCACGGGTCGCCAAGCTGCTGCAAATCGAGCACCTGCTGAGCCGTAAACCCGGCCAGCTATCGGGTGGTCAGCAGCAGCGCGTGGCCATGGGCCGGGCGCTGGCGCGGCGGCCGAAGATTTATCTGTTTGACGAGCCGCTGTCCAACCTTGACGCCAAGCTGCGGGTCGAGATGCGCACCGAAATGAAGTTGATGCACCAGCGCCTGAAAACCACCACGGTCTACGTCACCCACGACCAGATTGAAGCGATGACCCTGGGCGACAAAGTGGCGGTGATGAAGGACGGGATCATCCAGCAGTTCGGTACGCCCCGGCAGATCTACAACGATCCGGCCAACCTGTTTGTGGCCAGCTTTATCGGTTCGCCGCCGATGAACTTCATTCCTCTGCGTTTGCAGCGCCGGGAAGGCCGCCTGCTGGCGTTGCTCGACAGTGGCCAGGCCCGTTGCGAGTTGCCGCTGGGCATGCAGGACGCAGGGCTGGAGGACCGCGATGTGATTGTGGGCATCCGCGCCGAGCAGATCGTGCTGGCGCCGCAAGAGCCCAATGGCCTGCCGACGATTCGCGCTGAAGTACAAGTCATCGAGCCCACCGGCCCGGATACCCTGGTGTTTGTGAACCTCAACGACAGTAAGGTCTGCTGTCGCATGGCTCCTGATGATGCGCCTCAGGTGGGTCAAAGCCTCAACTTACAGTTCGATCCGTCTAAAGTGCTACTGTTTGATGCCAATACGGGCGAGCGTCTGGGAGCGATGAGTTCGCCTCAGGCCCACGGCCGGGCTGATAACGTGGCGCAATTCAAGGGTCGTTAA
- a CDS encoding RHS repeat-associated core domain-containing protein, producing MNAFLHHRTPVLVAVDGRNAAVRTVIYQRTDEDQASSSRITSQRFDTRGFLVEQWDPRLSALAATNASVMANQQTRFSLSGQALRSDSVDAGWRVSLFNAAAQAVTLWDGRGSRTRSDYDEQLRPVALFETAAGDTAERCVERFAYAANTTEDAQRNRCGRVLRHDDPAGSVWHEAFAVTGQPAIETRRFCLSLTTPDWPNTPLDTRSYFTRWRYDALGAVMAHTDAAGHVRTFAVDPAGRPCASQLDGVALLKSCEYNAFNQVQAEQAGNDVLTIASYSPANGLLLRLKANTLAGHLLQDLHYQYDPVGNIERIEDLAQPVQWFAQQQIEAVSTYRYDTLYQLIEATGRENASQRIGPELPGLEIFGARDDSHWRNYTQTYTYDSGANLTLLKHDAGAGHTYVRQMVVDEHSNRSLLKEENSADFTTRFDANGNHLALAPGQIMQWNARNQLHQVTQVMRAQPDGQDNDLETYLYDGEGQRVRKVRRAKTGGGEQIVQTLYLPGLEVRESTTGERLHVMTTQAGRNNVKVLHWEAGRPDEIDQDQWRYSLADHLGSSTLELDQTGELISQESYYPYGGTSWWAARNAVQARYKTVRYSGKERDATGLYYYGLRYYAPWLSRWINPDPAGNIDGLNLYRMVRNNPTSLSDLEGLAPKKLSDKKQQFVGSAGVKLAHLLSESGEEANKHKDTIRGFMEREHASIKVKRFDQLWPLVVNEAKNNTPPVTLSEKASISVNRTLELGRGGDAVTYDQENGYIIKEFHKPIIDLAQQKREVDMFNHVYGAGAASILSNTMIKMKKIKGVAISDIGVGSFREREGNALIDSLKLLHSKNIYHGDLHYGNILYDKESGEFSMIDFGTSKVETDQQVLQEEMEDFKTNFVYRWPGYTRPAASVVGTNGRVYI from the coding sequence ATGAATGCTTTTTTGCATCACAGAACTCCCGTACTGGTGGCAGTCGACGGACGTAATGCTGCAGTGCGTACCGTGATCTACCAGCGCACTGATGAAGACCAAGCCTCATCAAGCCGAATCACCTCACAACGGTTTGATACGAGGGGGTTTCTGGTTGAGCAATGGGACCCACGACTGTCAGCGCTGGCCGCTACCAATGCCAGTGTGATGGCTAATCAGCAAACCCGTTTCAGCCTGTCGGGGCAGGCGTTGCGCAGTGATTCGGTGGATGCAGGCTGGCGCGTCAGCCTCTTCAATGCGGCCGCACAGGCCGTGACCCTATGGGACGGCCGCGGGTCACGTACTCGCTCCGACTACGATGAGCAATTACGCCCTGTCGCGCTGTTTGAAACAGCAGCGGGCGATACTGCTGAGAGGTGTGTCGAACGCTTTGCCTATGCCGCAAACACTACTGAGGATGCTCAGCGCAATCGTTGTGGCCGCGTACTGCGTCACGACGACCCGGCAGGCAGCGTATGGCATGAAGCCTTTGCCGTGACGGGTCAGCCTGCGATTGAAACCCGGCGCTTTTGCCTATCACTGACAACTCCCGACTGGCCGAACACCCCGCTCGATACCCGGAGTTACTTCACGCGCTGGCGGTACGATGCATTGGGTGCGGTGATGGCACACACGGATGCCGCGGGCCACGTCCGTACGTTTGCCGTCGACCCCGCCGGGCGCCCCTGCGCTTCGCAACTGGACGGAGTCGCCCTGCTCAAAAGCTGTGAGTACAACGCCTTCAATCAGGTGCAAGCCGAACAGGCAGGCAACGATGTGCTGACCATCGCCAGCTATTCGCCGGCAAACGGCCTGTTGCTGCGCCTCAAGGCCAACACTCTGGCCGGTCATCTGCTGCAAGACCTGCACTACCAGTACGACCCGGTGGGCAATATCGAGCGCATCGAGGACCTGGCCCAACCCGTGCAATGGTTTGCCCAACAACAGATTGAGGCAGTCAGCACATACCGTTACGACACCCTGTACCAACTGATCGAAGCCACGGGCCGGGAAAACGCCAGCCAACGTATAGGGCCTGAACTGCCGGGGCTGGAGATTTTCGGCGCCAGGGACGACAGCCACTGGCGCAACTACACCCAGACCTACACCTATGACAGTGGCGCCAACCTGACCCTGCTCAAGCATGACGCGGGTGCCGGCCACACCTATGTGCGCCAGATGGTGGTGGACGAACACAGTAACCGCAGCCTGCTCAAGGAAGAGAACTCCGCAGACTTCACGACCCGTTTCGATGCCAACGGCAATCACCTGGCATTGGCACCGGGCCAGATCATGCAGTGGAATGCCCGCAATCAACTGCATCAGGTGACGCAGGTGATGCGCGCGCAACCTGACGGCCAGGACAACGATCTTGAAACCTATCTCTACGATGGCGAAGGTCAGCGCGTACGCAAGGTGCGGCGGGCCAAGACAGGGGGTGGGGAGCAGATCGTTCAGACCCTGTATTTGCCGGGGCTCGAAGTTCGTGAATCCACCACGGGTGAGCGACTGCATGTCATGACAACCCAGGCGGGTCGCAACAACGTAAAGGTGCTGCATTGGGAGGCCGGGCGACCCGACGAAATCGATCAGGATCAGTGGCGCTACAGCCTGGCGGATCATCTGGGCAGCAGCACCCTGGAGCTGGATCAAACAGGCGAATTGATCAGCCAGGAAAGTTACTACCCGTATGGCGGCACCTCCTGGTGGGCTGCACGTAATGCGGTACAGGCCAGGTACAAGACCGTGCGTTATTCAGGCAAAGAGCGCGATGCTACGGGCTTGTACTATTACGGTTTGCGCTACTACGCACCATGGCTCAGCCGATGGATCAATCCCGATCCGGCGGGCAACATTGATGGGCTTAACCTGTACCGGATGGTACGGAATAATCCGACAAGTTTGAGTGATCTCGAAGGCTTGGCCCCTAAAAAGCTTTCAGATAAAAAACAACAGTTTGTTGGCAGCGCCGGGGTCAAGCTTGCTCATTTATTATCTGAATCAGGAGAAGAAGCAAATAAACACAAGGATACTATCCGTGGGTTTATGGAACGTGAACACGCATCCATAAAAGTCAAAAGATTCGATCAGCTCTGGCCATTAGTAGTCAATGAAGCCAAGAACAATACCCCGCCAGTGACGCTCAGTGAAAAAGCCTCAATTTCAGTCAACCGAACCTTAGAGCTGGGTCGGGGAGGTGATGCAGTCACCTATGATCAAGAGAATGGATACATCATCAAGGAGTTCCATAAACCCATCATTGATCTTGCTCAGCAGAAACGAGAGGTGGATATGTTTAATCACGTCTACGGTGCTGGTGCAGCAAGTATTCTATCCAACACCATGATTAAAATGAAAAAAATAAAAGGAGTCGCCATCTCGGATATTGGAGTTGGTTCATTCCGCGAGCGCGAAGGCAATGCATTGATCGACAGCCTTAAGTTGCTGCACAGTAAAAATATTTATCATGGAGATCTTCACTACGGAAACATACTTTACGACAAAGAAAGTGGTGAATTTAGCATGATTGATTTTGGCACCTCAAAAGTAGAGACAGACCAACAGGTACTGCAGGAAGAGATGGAGGATTTTAAAACGAACTTCGTCTACCGGTGGCCTGGGTATACCCGACCTGCAGCCTCTGTAGTCGGCACGAATGGTCGCGTTTATATCTAA
- a CDS encoding D-hexose-6-phosphate mutarotase: protein MHEHPLHRFFKSRREQPVFQWERFQLRDVLVIDHPHCQAVFSRQGAQLLHFQPTGQKPWLWCAAKWPQVGAIRGGVPIFWPWYGRHPSENAWPSHGWARLIDWKLIDSSTDEEGVSLHWRLQLCDWQVDLHARLGEQMELRLSTEHQDDEPCQVSQALRAYWRIGDVAEVALSGLDGVHGYDQLNREVCQQKGELRVEGGCQRVFQHDGEMQLNDHAWQRALSIDTGDQANTVVWHPGKRPLLGVSWSEVMGFVCVESTSGGTHNQTLAPGEQAYLSLQARAGLVGA from the coding sequence ATGCATGAGCATCCGCTTCACCGTTTTTTCAAATCCAGACGCGAGCAACCGGTCTTTCAGTGGGAGCGCTTTCAGTTGCGTGACGTACTGGTGATCGATCATCCGCACTGCCAGGCCGTGTTCAGCCGTCAGGGCGCGCAGTTGCTGCACTTTCAACCCACCGGGCAAAAGCCCTGGTTGTGGTGTGCTGCCAAATGGCCGCAGGTGGGGGCGATACGCGGTGGTGTACCGATTTTCTGGCCGTGGTATGGCCGCCATCCCAGCGAAAACGCGTGGCCATCCCATGGTTGGGCGCGGCTGATCGACTGGAAGCTGATTGACAGCAGCACCGACGAAGAAGGCGTAAGCCTGCACTGGCGGTTGCAACTGTGCGATTGGCAAGTCGACCTGCACGCACGACTGGGCGAGCAAATGGAGCTGCGCCTGAGTACCGAGCATCAAGACGACGAGCCCTGCCAGGTGAGCCAGGCATTGCGCGCTTACTGGCGTATTGGTGATGTGGCAGAGGTAGCGCTGTCCGGCCTGGATGGTGTTCATGGCTACGATCAGTTGAACCGTGAGGTTTGCCAGCAGAAAGGCGAGTTGCGGGTGGAGGGCGGTTGTCAGCGGGTGTTCCAGCATGATGGTGAAATGCAGCTCAATGACCACGCCTGGCAAAGGGCGTTAAGCATTGATACGGGTGATCAGGCCAATACAGTGGTCTGGCATCCGGGCAAGCGGCCATTGCTGGGTGTGAGCTGGAGTGAGGTCATGGGCTTTGTGTGTGTGGAGTCCACCAGCGGTGGTACGCATAACCAGACTCTGGCCCCCGGCGAGCAGGCTTATTTGAGCTTGCAGGCGCGAGCGGGACTGGTGGGGGCATGA
- a CDS encoding carbohydrate porin: MTNRMTRTRLACQLSAIIALSLGAGSVYADEAFSADSKWMTGDWGGERTKLIEQGIDIKMDYVGEVGANLHGGYNDSKTARYSDQFGLGVALDLQKLWGWDNTQAKIQLTNRNGQNISNDRIGDPRAGTLSSSQEVYGRGHMVRLTQLYIQHQFLDGKLDVKAGYFGEGEDFNTFPCEFQNLAFCGSQVGNWATNIWYNWPVSQAALRVKYNITPELYAQIGAYNQNPSQLEHGNGFKLSGSGTKGTVLPVELVWSPKVNALPGEYRVGYYKSTAPADDLREDINGADAATTGQSYRVRDSKHGYWFVAQQQLTSHNGDASRGLNVAANATFHDKETNIVDNYQSLMFVYKGPFDARPKDDVGIGFARIHVNDEVKKNAELANAAIGVSDYDNPLYAPLRSTEYNYEINYGFHVTNWLTVRPNLQYVTHPGGVDQVDNALVAGLKIQSVF, translated from the coding sequence ATGACTAACAGAATGACCCGCACCCGTCTGGCCTGCCAGCTGTCGGCTATCATCGCGCTAAGCCTGGGGGCAGGCAGTGTCTATGCTGACGAAGCCTTCAGCGCCGATTCGAAATGGATGACCGGCGACTGGGGTGGCGAGCGGACCAAGCTGATCGAGCAGGGCATCGACATCAAGATGGATTATGTCGGTGAAGTGGGCGCCAACCTGCACGGTGGCTACAACGACAGCAAGACCGCGCGCTACAGTGACCAGTTTGGTCTGGGCGTAGCGCTGGATCTGCAAAAGCTGTGGGGCTGGGACAACACCCAGGCCAAGATCCAGCTCACCAACCGTAACGGTCAGAACATCTCCAATGACCGTATCGGCGACCCGCGTGCCGGCACCTTGAGTTCCTCCCAGGAAGTCTATGGCCGTGGCCATATGGTGCGTCTGACCCAGCTGTATATCCAGCACCAGTTCCTCGACGGCAAACTGGACGTCAAGGCTGGTTATTTCGGCGAAGGCGAAGACTTCAACACCTTCCCGTGCGAGTTCCAGAACCTGGCGTTCTGCGGCTCCCAGGTGGGTAACTGGGCCACCAACATCTGGTACAACTGGCCGGTCAGCCAGGCGGCACTGCGTGTGAAATACAACATCACCCCTGAGCTCTACGCACAGATCGGTGCTTACAACCAAAACCCGTCGCAGCTGGAGCACGGCAACGGCTTCAAGCTCAGCGGCAGCGGCACCAAGGGCACCGTCTTGCCGGTCGAGCTGGTCTGGTCGCCGAAGGTCAACGCTCTGCCGGGTGAATACCGTGTGGGTTACTACAAGAGCACCGCTCCGGCTGATGACCTGCGCGAAGACATCAACGGCGCTGATGCTGCAACCACCGGTCAAAGCTATCGGGTTCGTGACAGCAAGCACGGTTACTGGTTCGTTGCGCAACAGCAACTCACCAGCCACAACGGTGATGCTTCCCGTGGCCTGAATGTGGCGGCCAACGCGACCTTCCACGACAAGGAAACCAACATCGTCGACAACTACCAGTCACTGATGTTTGTGTACAAAGGGCCGTTCGATGCGCGTCCTAAAGATGACGTCGGCATCGGTTTTGCCCGTATCCACGTCAACGATGAAGTGAAGAAAAACGCCGAACTGGCCAACGCGGCCATTGGTGTCAGCGACTACGACAATCCGTTGTACGCGCCGCTGCGTTCGACTGAGTACAACTACGAAATCAACTATGGTTTCCACGTGACCAACTGGCTGACCGTGCGTCCTAACCTGCAATACGTTACCCATCCGGGTGGCGTGGATCAGGTGGACAACGCATTGGTGGCCGGCTTGAAAATTCAGTCGGTGTTCTAA
- a CDS encoding ABC transporter substrate-binding protein, with protein sequence MNSFNRLAVVISLATLFPLSAYAAAPADSKGTVEVVHWWTSGGEAKAVEVLKKLIEKDGYTWQDSAVAGGGGAAAMTVLKTRAVSGNPPSAAQIKGPDIQDWAALGLLTNVDEVAKANKWDTLLSKTVSDTMKYDGHYVAVPVNIHRVNWLWTNPEVFKKAGIDKPPTTLEELYAAGDKLKAAGFIPLAHGGQPWQDSTVFEDMVLSIMGPEGYKKAFIEHDEKTLTGPQMTEVFTNLKKLQSYMDPDGTGQDWNLEAAKVINGKAGMQIMGDWAKSEWAAAGKKAGTDFECVPFPGTQGSFTYNIDSLAMFKLAKAKDTAGNRAAQNDVAKVALEPEFQYVFNQNKGSIPVRGDLDMSKFDSCGQASAKDFAAAGKSGSQLPSMAHNMATSLAVQGAIFDVVTNFMSDKNADPAKAGKQLASAIKAAQ encoded by the coding sequence ATGAATTCATTCAATCGCCTCGCCGTTGTCATTTCTCTCGCCACGCTGTTTCCCCTGAGCGCTTATGCCGCCGCCCCTGCCGATTCCAAAGGCACGGTTGAAGTGGTGCATTGGTGGACCTCCGGTGGTGAGGCCAAAGCGGTTGAGGTGCTTAAAAAGCTGATCGAAAAAGACGGTTATACCTGGCAGGACAGCGCTGTTGCAGGCGGTGGCGGTGCCGCCGCCATGACCGTGCTCAAGACCCGCGCCGTGTCCGGTAACCCGCCGTCAGCCGCACAAATCAAGGGCCCGGACATTCAGGACTGGGCTGCACTCGGCTTGCTGACCAATGTCGATGAAGTCGCCAAGGCCAACAAGTGGGACACGCTGCTGTCCAAAACAGTCTCCGATACCATGAAGTACGACGGCCATTACGTGGCGGTGCCGGTGAATATTCACCGCGTGAACTGGCTGTGGACCAACCCTGAAGTGTTCAAGAAGGCCGGCATCGACAAGCCGCCAACCACACTTGAAGAACTCTATGCCGCGGGCGACAAGCTCAAGGCCGCCGGTTTCATTCCTTTGGCCCATGGTGGTCAGCCTTGGCAGGACAGCACGGTTTTTGAAGACATGGTGCTGAGCATCATGGGCCCCGAGGGCTATAAAAAAGCCTTTATCGAGCACGATGAGAAAACCCTGACCGGCCCGCAAATGACTGAAGTGTTCACCAACCTGAAAAAACTTCAGAGCTACATGGACCCCGATGGCACTGGCCAGGACTGGAACCTGGAAGCCGCCAAAGTGATCAACGGCAAAGCCGGCATGCAGATCATGGGCGACTGGGCGAAAAGTGAATGGGCTGCGGCGGGCAAGAAAGCGGGTACTGATTTTGAGTGCGTGCCATTCCCGGGCACCCAGGGCAGCTTCACCTACAACATCGACTCTCTGGCGATGTTCAAACTGGCCAAGGCCAAAGACACCGCCGGCAACCGGGCCGCTCAAAACGACGTAGCCAAAGTTGCGCTTGAGCCCGAGTTCCAATACGTGTTCAACCAGAACAAGGGCTCGATCCCGGTGCGCGGTGATCTGGACATGAGCAAGTTCGACAGCTGCGGCCAGGCTTCAGCCAAGGACTTCGCTGCGGCTGGCAAGTCCGGCAGCCAATTGCCGAGCATGGCGCACAACATGGCGACCTCGCTGGCAGTTCAAGGCGCGATCTTCGACGTTGTGACCAACTTCATGAGCGACAAAAATGCCGATCCGGCCAAGGCTGGCAAGCAACTGGCGTCAGCGATCAAAGCGGCCCAGTAA